One part of the Brachyspira sp. SAP_772 genome encodes these proteins:
- the purB gene encoding adenylosuccinate lyase: protein MIKRYTRKEMGELWSLQNEFQVMLDVEIAACEAMAEIGEIPQEAVKNIKEKATFTVERIAEIEKETNHDIISFVTAVQENVGEGGQYIHKGLTSSDVKDTALAVMMKRSAEIILDDLKRLSEVLLRRAKEHKYTPCIGRTHGIHAEPMTLGLKFILWYDENERNIKRVEEAKKQVSVGKLSGAVGTYSNIDPRIEEIVCKKLGIDADRVSTQIIQRDRHAQYLTTLAIVASSLEKFATEIRNLQRTDIREAEEYFSEKQKGSSAMPHKRNPITCERISGLARIVRGNALASMEDITLWHERDISHSSVERVILPDSTIAVDYAINKFIDIVDKLLIYPDAMKANIEKTGGLIFSQRILISLVNKGIDRDNAYRWVQRNAMKRWLNNEDFRENVHKDEDITKYLSSKEIDDCFDYAYYLRNIDVIMKRFGI from the coding sequence ATGATTAAAAGATACACTAGAAAAGAAATGGGAGAACTTTGGAGCTTACAAAATGAGTTTCAAGTTATGCTTGATGTAGAGATTGCAGCTTGCGAGGCTATGGCAGAAATTGGAGAGATACCTCAGGAAGCTGTAAAAAACATTAAAGAAAAAGCTACTTTCACAGTTGAGAGAATTGCTGAAATAGAAAAAGAAACTAATCATGATATTATATCATTTGTAACAGCTGTTCAAGAAAATGTAGGAGAAGGCGGACAGTATATACATAAAGGCTTAACTTCAAGCGATGTAAAAGACACTGCATTAGCTGTAATGATGAAAAGATCTGCTGAAATTATATTGGACGATTTAAAAAGATTATCTGAAGTATTATTAAGAAGAGCTAAAGAACATAAATACACTCCTTGCATAGGACGTACACACGGTATACATGCTGAGCCTATGACATTAGGACTTAAATTCATTTTATGGTATGATGAGAACGAAAGAAATATTAAAAGAGTAGAGGAAGCAAAAAAACAAGTTTCTGTTGGTAAGCTTTCTGGTGCAGTTGGAACATACAGTAATATTGACCCTCGCATAGAAGAGATTGTTTGTAAAAAATTAGGAATAGATGCTGACAGAGTTTCTACTCAAATAATACAAAGAGATAGACATGCACAGTATCTTACTACTTTGGCAATAGTTGCTAGTTCATTAGAGAAATTTGCTACAGAAATTAGAAACCTTCAAAGAACAGATATTAGAGAAGCAGAAGAGTATTTCAGTGAAAAGCAAAAAGGCTCATCTGCTATGCCTCATAAAAGAAACCCTATAACTTGTGAGAGAATATCAGGTTTGGCTAGAATTGTAAGAGGAAATGCATTGGCTTCTATGGAAGACATTACTCTTTGGCACGAGAGAGATATTAGTCATTCATCAGTAGAACGCGTTATACTTCCAGATTCTACAATTGCAGTTGATTATGCTATTAATAAATTTATTGATATAGTAGACAAGCTTTTAATTTATCCTGATGCTATGAAAGCTAACATTGAAAAAACAGGCGGTTTAATTTTCAGTCAAAGAATATTGATAAGCTTAGTTAATAAAGGCATAGACAGAGATAATGCATACAGATGGGTACAGAGAAATGCAATGAAAAGATGGTTAAACAATGAAGACTTTAGAGAGAATGTTCATAAAGATGAAGATATAACAAAATATTTAAGCTCTAAAGAGATTGATGATTGTTTTGACTATGCATATTATTTAAGAAATATAGATGTTATAATGAAGAGATTTGGGATATAA
- a CDS encoding DUF4234 domain-containing protein, whose product MKNENIKSVPMLVILSIVTCGIYYLYWLYKTTDSIKNFMDSQEINPTLELILCLFIPFYQLYWFYKYSRIIYKDMTSKVGMDNTEDASVLLLILSFVGLGIVSAAIIQDKLNSIYSKTGTENITSQVN is encoded by the coding sequence ATGAAAAATGAAAATATTAAATCAGTACCAATGTTAGTAATATTAAGTATTGTAACATGCGGAATATATTATTTGTATTGGTTATATAAAACAACAGATTCTATAAAAAACTTTATGGATAGTCAAGAAATCAATCCAACATTAGAATTAATATTATGTTTATTTATACCATTCTATCAATTATATTGGTTTTATAAATATTCTAGAATAATATATAAAGATATGACTTCAAAGGTAGGTATGGATAACACAGAAGATGCTTCAGTTTTACTTCTTATACTTTCATTTGTAGGTTTAGGTATAGTTTCAGCAGCTATTATACAAGATAAATTAAATAGTATATACTCAAAAACAGGTACAGAAAATATCACTTCTCAAGTTAATTGA
- a CDS encoding NAD(P)-dependent alcohol dehydrogenase, whose product MKGYAMLKIGQSGWIEKERPACGPADAIVKPLAVAICTSDVHTLWEGAIGERHNMILGHEACGEVVEVGSLVKDFKPGDKVLIPAITPDWNSVEAQAGYSMHSGGMLAGWKFSNFKDGVFGEFFHVNDADGNLALLPSNIDPVDACMLSDMVPTGFHGAELADVQYGDSVLVIGIGPVGLMGVAGASLRGASRIIAVGTRPNCVEAAKKYGAEEFISYKNGPIDEQVLKMTNGKGVDKVIIAGGGVETFAEAVRSLKAGGKIGNVNYLGKGDYIQIPRVEWGVGMGHKAILGGLMPGGRLRMEKLGSLVSSGKLNVHHLVSHVFEGWDNLEKALFMMRDKPADLIKPVVKIEK is encoded by the coding sequence ATGAAAGGTTATGCTATGTTAAAAATAGGTCAATCAGGCTGGATTGAAAAAGAAAGACCTGCTTGCGGACCTGCTGATGCTATCGTAAAACCTTTAGCTGTAGCTATATGTACTTCTGATGTTCACACATTATGGGAAGGTGCTATAGGTGAAAGACATAACATGATTTTAGGTCATGAAGCTTGCGGAGAAGTTGTAGAGGTTGGAAGCTTAGTAAAAGACTTTAAACCTGGAGATAAAGTATTAATTCCTGCTATTACTCCTGATTGGAATAGCGTAGAAGCTCAAGCTGGCTATTCTATGCATTCAGGCGGTATGCTTGCTGGTTGGAAATTCTCTAACTTTAAAGACGGTGTATTTGGAGAGTTCTTCCATGTTAATGATGCTGACGGTAACTTGGCTCTTCTACCTAGTAATATTGATCCTGTAGATGCTTGTATGCTTTCTGACATGGTGCCTACTGGTTTCCATGGTGCTGAACTTGCTGATGTACAATATGGGGACAGCGTACTTGTTATAGGTATTGGACCTGTTGGACTTATGGGAGTTGCTGGTGCTTCTTTAAGGGGTGCTTCAAGAATTATTGCTGTTGGTACTAGACCTAATTGTGTTGAAGCTGCTAAGAAATATGGTGCTGAAGAGTTTATCAGCTATAAAAATGGTCCTATAGATGAACAAGTTCTTAAAATGACTAATGGTAAAGGTGTTGATAAAGTTATCATTGCTGGTGGCGGTGTTGAAACTTTTGCTGAAGCTGTTCGCTCACTAAAAGCTGGCGGTAAAATTGGTAACGTTAACTATTTAGGTAAAGGTGATTATATACAAATTCCTAGAGTTGAATGGGGCGTTGGTATGGGTCATAAAGCTATACTTGGCGGACTTATGCCTGGCGGAAGACTTAGAATGGAAAAACTTGGTTCTTTAGTTTCTTCTGGAAAATTAAATGTCCATCATCTTGTTTCTCATGTATTTGAAGGTTGGGACAATCTTGAAAAAGCTTTATTTATGATGAGAGATAAACCTGCAGATTTAATCAAACCTGTAGTAAAAATTGAAAAATAA
- a CDS encoding GTP-binding protein translates to MKILIVSGFLGAGKTTLIKEMAKKTKRDFVIMENEYGDVDIDSNVLKDEGMNIWELTEGCVCCTMKKDFASSILTIANSLDPEYLIVEPTGVAKLSNIIKNIKQIEYDRITLLKPITIIDGNAFDSFISSYDDIYIDQLINTSKIIISKMESKDKEDNEELVKKIKDILKKNDRDIDIISEHYSNKDKDFWEAILKNFLDEKYALKESLNKNTEEYMPDSISMKGCSVGSEGDFIVLIEDIIHGRFGYVARSKGFIKCGESVLRYDVVGDRYAITGASEDDELEIVFIGKDLNRALLREVFQPIYRENIKRKEDDNHHHEEHNHSEDCHHHNEDCCHDGECNHHDEENHHH, encoded by the coding sequence ATGAAAATACTCATAGTGTCCGGCTTTTTGGGTGCTGGAAAAACTACTCTCATTAAAGAGATGGCTAAAAAAACTAAAAGAGATTTTGTGATAATGGAAAATGAGTATGGAGATGTGGATATTGATTCTAATGTACTTAAAGATGAGGGTATGAATATATGGGAGCTTACTGAAGGGTGCGTATGCTGTACTATGAAAAAAGATTTTGCTTCTTCTATACTTACTATTGCTAATTCTTTAGACCCTGAATATTTAATAGTTGAACCTACTGGTGTTGCAAAGCTTAGTAATATTATAAAAAATATAAAACAAATTGAATATGACAGAATTACATTATTAAAGCCAATAACTATAATAGATGGAAATGCTTTTGATTCTTTTATTTCTTCTTATGATGATATTTATATTGACCAGCTTATAAACACTTCAAAGATTATTATATCAAAAATGGAGAGTAAGGATAAAGAAGACAATGAAGAGCTTGTAAAGAAGATTAAAGATATATTGAAAAAAAATGATAGGGATATTGATATAATTTCTGAGCATTATTCTAATAAAGATAAAGATTTTTGGGAAGCTATATTAAAAAACTTTTTAGATGAAAAGTATGCTCTAAAGGAATCTTTAAATAAAAATACTGAAGAATATATGCCTGATTCTATAAGCATGAAAGGCTGCAGTGTAGGAAGTGAGGGAGATTTTATAGTTCTTATTGAAGACATTATACATGGAAGGTTTGGATATGTTGCTCGCTCTAAGGGTTTTATAAAATGCGGAGAATCTGTTTTAAGGTATGATGTTGTTGGGGATAGGTACGCTATTACGGGGGCTAGTGAAGATGATGAACTTGAAATAGTGTTTATAGGAAAAGATTTAAATAGGGCTTTACTTAGAGAAGTATTTCAGCCTATTTATAGAGAGAACATAAAAAGAAAAGAAGACGATAATCATCATCATGAGGAGCATAATCATAGCGAAGATTGTCACCATCATAATGAAGACTGTTGTCATGACGGAGAATGTAATCACCATGATGAGGAAAATCATCATCATTAA
- a CDS encoding ATP-dependent helicase: protein MDNNKQNELLNGLNENQREGVLHIDSPLLLLAGAGSGKTLVITKKIAYLITEKHIKPENIMAVTFTNKAANEMKERVCSMLPEIKPFRLFIRTFHSACLRILKDNAQCLNYRDDFLILDEGDRLSVIKKIMKEENTPKSIKPKDVSRYISAQKNEMRYDIGFEEEYYKKVYDKYTEYEVKENVMDFDDLILNTIKLFEKEKNILEFYQKRFKYILVDEFQDTNLQQYKLIKMLSQKNNKQTPDNQLTVVGDDDQSIYAFRGANVSNILNFENDFENTKIIRLEENYRCPKNVVEVALNVIKNNSHRHTKNVFSNKKSDYKIENWICYTDYEEAKSVANEIELLFDEGFEAKDIVILFRTNSQSRAYEKELMAHSINYKIVGGVGFYERAEIKDSISFLRLLTGFNDNFSIRRTINTPTRGIGEKTFAQFEAFADKKNLTLYDAIDIIEESNISKKAINNIKEYKNILEKYSKKINEDSKHIEAIFFEFLKEIDYFSIFKSDGNIRIATAEDNIKELFNAYYSYLNYNYENPESSLNIRGFLEETTLYKDNSNEDKEDAITLMTVHNAKGLEFEVVFITGLEHGVFPHYFSLEEENGVEEERRLFYVAITRAKQKLYLTYAKRRRINSGTMEQAPSSFLMEIPKSLLYIKEKANSYYIEIDEDAFDY from the coding sequence ATGGATAATAATAAACAAAATGAGTTACTTAATGGTTTAAACGAAAATCAAAGAGAAGGTGTGCTTCATATAGACAGCCCTCTTCTTCTCTTGGCTGGTGCTGGAAGCGGTAAGACTTTAGTCATCACAAAAAAGATAGCATATCTTATAACAGAAAAACACATAAAACCAGAAAATATAATGGCTGTAACTTTTACAAATAAGGCAGCCAATGAAATGAAAGAAAGAGTATGTTCTATGCTTCCAGAAATAAAACCATTTAGGCTATTTATAAGAACATTTCACTCTGCATGTTTGAGAATATTAAAAGATAATGCTCAATGCTTAAATTATAGAGATGATTTTCTTATTTTGGACGAGGGTGATAGATTAAGCGTTATAAAAAAAATAATGAAAGAAGAAAACACTCCAAAATCTATAAAGCCAAAAGATGTTTCAAGATATATATCTGCCCAAAAAAATGAAATGAGATATGATATTGGTTTTGAAGAGGAGTATTACAAAAAAGTATATGATAAATACACAGAGTATGAAGTTAAAGAAAATGTGATGGACTTTGACGATTTAATACTCAACACCATAAAATTATTTGAAAAAGAAAAAAATATACTTGAGTTTTATCAAAAGAGATTTAAATATATTTTAGTTGATGAGTTTCAAGATACTAATTTACAGCAATACAAATTAATAAAAATGCTCTCTCAAAAAAATAATAAACAAACCCCAGATAATCAATTAACCGTTGTAGGAGATGATGATCAGAGTATATATGCTTTTAGGGGGGCAAATGTATCTAATATATTAAACTTTGAAAATGATTTTGAGAACACTAAAATAATTCGCCTTGAAGAAAATTATAGATGCCCTAAGAATGTAGTTGAAGTGGCTTTGAATGTAATAAAAAATAATAGCCATAGGCACACAAAAAATGTTTTCTCAAACAAAAAAAGCGATTATAAAATAGAAAATTGGATATGCTATACAGATTATGAAGAGGCAAAATCGGTTGCTAATGAAATAGAGTTATTGTTTGATGAAGGTTTTGAGGCAAAAGATATAGTTATTTTGTTTAGAACCAACAGCCAATCAAGAGCATACGAAAAAGAACTTATGGCCCATTCTATTAATTATAAAATAGTAGGAGGAGTTGGGTTTTATGAGAGAGCAGAGATTAAAGACAGCATTTCTTTTTTAAGGCTTCTTACTGGTTTTAATGATAACTTTAGTATAAGAAGAACTATCAATACACCAACAAGAGGAATAGGAGAAAAAACTTTTGCTCAGTTTGAAGCATTCGCAGATAAAAAAAATCTCACACTCTATGATGCAATAGACATTATAGAAGAATCTAATATTTCAAAAAAAGCTATTAACAACATTAAAGAATATAAAAATATATTAGAGAAATACTCAAAAAAAATAAATGAAGACTCTAAACATATAGAGGCCATATTCTTTGAGTTCTTAAAGGAAATAGATTATTTTTCAATATTTAAAAGCGATGGCAATATAAGAATAGCAACAGCAGAAGATAATATAAAAGAGCTTTTTAATGCATATTATAGCTATTTAAATTATAATTACGAAAATCCAGAAAGCAGTTTAAACATAAGGGGATTTTTAGAAGAGACAACACTCTATAAAGACAACAGCAACGAAGATAAAGAGGATGCAATCACACTTATGACTGTTCACAATGCTAAAGGATTAGAGTTTGAAGTGGTGTTTATTACAGGGCTTGAGCATGGAGTATTTCCTCATTACTTTTCACTCGAAGAAGAAAACGGCGTAGAAGAAGAGAGAAGACTTTTTTATGTAGCAATTACAAGAGCCAAACAAAAACTATATCTCACATATGCTAAAAGAAGAAGAATAAACTCAGGCACTATGGAACAAGCTCCTTCATCATTTTTAATGGAGATACCAAAATCTTTATTATATATAAAAGAAAAGGCTAATAGCTATTATATAGAAATAGACGAGGATGCATTCGATTATTAA
- a CDS encoding C-GCAxxG-C-C family protein, protein MTLYEYLYNGFGKEEDLNCAEKMLYGANTVYNLGIDKNDLKLAAGFGGGMGLGLTCGILTGAIMAFSKAFIIERGHESTFLKELESEFVTRFKELTSYTDCTPLKEEYRDPVDGCDYIIFEAAKIFDDIMQRYYKKD, encoded by the coding sequence ATGACTTTATACGAATATTTATATAATGGATTTGGAAAGGAAGAAGATTTAAATTGTGCAGAAAAGATGCTTTATGGAGCTAACACAGTTTATAATTTGGGCATAGATAAAAATGATTTAAAGCTTGCTGCTGGTTTTGGAGGCGGTATGGGCTTAGGACTTACTTGCGGAATATTAACAGGGGCTATTATGGCTTTTTCTAAGGCTTTTATTATAGAGAGAGGACATGAAAGTACTTTTTTAAAAGAGTTAGAATCTGAGTTTGTTACTAGATTTAAAGAATTAACATCATACACAGATTGTACGCCTTTGAAAGAAGAATACAGAGACCCTGTAGACGGCTGCGATTATATTATATTTGAAGCGGCAAAAATATTTGACGATATAATGCAGAGATATTACAAAAAAGATTAG
- a CDS encoding beta-ketoacyl-ACP synthase III translates to MKACIKNLSSYLPENVLTNYDLEKTLDTNNDWIVTRTGIEERRIADKNESTANMAIKAVKKLIEKNEKIDDADAVIVATSTKSYTFPSTAGLIQKEFNIKNSCLAFDISAACSGYIYALNTAASLVESGECKKVLIVAAEKCSDIVNWEDRSTAILFGDGVSAALIEAKEENESGVIVATDIGSEPNDEILIVKAGGSAEPITEKNIDEKLNSITMEGTEVFKKAVTTFDETIRKTVKSANLELSDLNLIITHQANTRIMNAVAKKLGFDDSKFYVNIQKYGNTSAASVGIAFTEAFEKNAIKKGDYVLLTAFGAGLTWGSTLIKF, encoded by the coding sequence ATGAAAGCTTGTATAAAAAATTTATCTTCATATTTGCCGGAGAATGTATTAACCAATTATGATTTAGAAAAAACACTAGACACAAATAATGATTGGATAGTAACTAGAACAGGAATAGAAGAGAGAAGAATAGCAGACAAAAATGAAAGTACTGCTAATATGGCTATAAAAGCTGTAAAAAAACTAATAGAAAAAAATGAAAAAATAGATGATGCTGATGCTGTAATAGTGGCTACTTCAACAAAGTCATATACATTTCCTTCTACAGCTGGACTCATACAAAAAGAATTCAATATAAAAAACTCATGCCTTGCCTTTGATATATCTGCTGCTTGTTCTGGATATATATATGCGCTCAATACTGCAGCTTCACTTGTAGAGAGTGGAGAATGCAAAAAAGTTTTAATTGTGGCTGCAGAGAAATGCAGCGATATAGTAAATTGGGAAGATAGGTCTACTGCTATACTTTTTGGAGACGGAGTTAGTGCGGCATTGATTGAAGCTAAAGAAGAAAATGAGAGCGGAGTAATAGTTGCTACAGATATAGGAAGCGAGCCTAATGATGAGATATTGATAGTTAAAGCAGGCGGAAGTGCTGAACCTATCACAGAAAAAAATATTGATGAAAAACTTAATAGCATAACTATGGAAGGAACAGAGGTTTTCAAAAAAGCCGTTACTACATTTGATGAAACTATAAGAAAAACTGTAAAAAGTGCCAATTTAGAATTAAGCGATTTAAATTTAATAATTACACATCAAGCTAATACTAGAATAATGAATGCTGTTGCTAAAAAGTTAGGTTTTGATGATAGTAAGTTTTATGTGAATATACAAAAATACGGAAATACATCTGCTGCTAGTGTTGGAATAGCATTTACAGAGGCTTTTGAAAAGAATGCTATTAAGAAAGGAGACTATGTGTTACTTACTGCTTTTGGTGCTGGACTTACTTGGGGCTCTACTTTAATAAAATTTTAA
- the rfbF gene encoding glucose-1-phosphate cytidylyltransferase yields MKAVILAGGLGTRLGEETTIRPKPLVEIGGKPIIWHIMKHYSYYGVNDFVILLGYKGYMIKEFFDNYRRHLYDMKIDFKNNKSEVLKSDLNIEEEKWTIELIDTGEHSMTGGRLKRAYEYLKDEEMFCLTYGDGVSNVDIEKEIDFHKGHNKIATMTAVFPPARWGAISINNNNMITDFVEKPKGDNIYINGGFFVLNKEIFNYLKDDSTIFEQEPLRNLAKDKELMAFKHEDFWQCMDTQRDKSLLEDMWNKGNAPWKTWK; encoded by the coding sequence ATGAAGGCAGTAATATTAGCAGGCGGATTGGGAACTAGATTAGGTGAAGAGACCACTATAAGACCTAAGCCTTTAGTAGAAATTGGCGGAAAACCTATTATATGGCATATAATGAAACATTATTCTTATTATGGAGTTAATGATTTTGTTATATTACTTGGTTATAAAGGATATATGATTAAAGAGTTTTTTGATAACTATAGACGTCATTTATACGATATGAAAATAGATTTTAAAAATAATAAATCTGAAGTTTTAAAATCTGATTTAAATATAGAAGAAGAAAAATGGACTATAGAACTTATTGATACTGGTGAGCACAGTATGACAGGCGGACGTTTAAAAAGAGCTTATGAATATTTAAAAGATGAAGAAATGTTTTGTTTAACTTATGGTGATGGCGTTTCTAATGTTGATATAGAAAAAGAGATAGATTTTCATAAAGGTCATAATAAGATAGCAACTATGACTGCAGTATTTCCTCCAGCAAGGTGGGGAGCTATAAGTATTAATAATAATAATATGATTACAGATTTTGTAGAAAAACCTAAAGGAGATAATATCTATATAAATGGTGGATTTTTTGTATTAAATAAAGAAATATTTAATTATCTTAAAGATGATTCTACAATATTTGAACAAGAACCGCTTAGAAATTTAGCTAAAGATAAAGAGCTTATGGCATTTAAACATGAAGATTTTTGGCAATGTATGGATACGCAAAGAGATAAGTCTTTACTTGAAGATATGTGGAATAAAGGAAATGCACCATGGAAAACTTGGAAGTAA
- the rfbG gene encoding CDP-glucose 4,6-dehydratase, giving the protein MENLEVKNIFDFFKNKKVLITGHTGFKGAWFSKLLLSLDAKVYGISLEAEKLSLYNLINLDDEVKSYIQDIRYLDKIKNIVKEINPDIIFHLAAQPLVIDSYNRPVYTFETNVIGTINLMESMRELNNLECAVMITTDKVYDNKEWVWGYRENDALGGHDPYSASKACAEIAIKSYKKSFFKDINIASVRAGNVIGGGDFADNRIIPDIVRAIEKNIPVELRNPNSVRPWQHVLDVLYGYLLVCYNLINKKDNISESYNFAPIDEGNKFTVEYITKAFIDNIGKGSYIINSPETSKKEMNMLRLDSSLARKELNWKEKFNTEEAIKQTAIWYSEYLNKNSINNITDKQIKNYIN; this is encoded by the coding sequence ATGGAAAACTTGGAAGTAAAAAATATTTTTGATTTTTTTAAAAATAAAAAAGTATTAATAACAGGGCATACTGGTTTTAAAGGAGCTTGGTTTTCAAAACTTCTTTTAAGCCTTGATGCTAAGGTATATGGTATATCATTAGAAGCAGAAAAATTGTCATTATACAATTTAATTAATTTAGATGATGAAGTAAAATCATATATACAAGATATAAGATATTTAGATAAAATAAAAAATATAGTAAAAGAAATAAATCCTGATATTATATTTCATTTGGCAGCACAGCCTCTTGTTATAGATAGCTACAATAGACCTGTATATACATTTGAAACTAATGTGATTGGTACTATTAATTTAATGGAATCTATGAGAGAATTAAATAATTTAGAATGTGCCGTTATGATTACAACTGATAAAGTTTATGATAATAAAGAATGGGTATGGGGATATAGAGAAAATGATGCTTTAGGCGGACATGATCCATATTCAGCTTCTAAAGCATGTGCTGAAATAGCTATAAAAAGTTATAAAAAGTCATTTTTTAAAGATATTAATATAGCAAGTGTGAGAGCTGGAAATGTTATAGGCGGGGGAGATTTTGCTGATAATAGAATTATACCTGATATAGTAAGAGCTATAGAAAAAAATATTCCTGTAGAATTAAGAAATCCAAATAGTGTAAGACCATGGCAGCATGTATTAGATGTTCTTTATGGATATTTATTAGTTTGTTATAATTTAATAAATAAAAAAGATAATATATCAGAAAGCTATAATTTTGCTCCAATAGATGAGGGCAATAAGTTTACAGTTGAATATATTACTAAAGCTTTTATTGATAATATAGGTAAAGGAAGTTATATAATAAACTCTCCTGAAACATCTAAAAAAGAAATGAATATGTTAAGATTAGATTCATCTCTAGCAAGAAAAGAGCTAAATTGGAAAGAAAAATTTAATACTGAAGAGGCAATAAAACAAACTGCTATTTGGTATAGTGAATATTTGAACAAAAATAGTATTAATAATATTACAGATAAACAGATAAAAAATTATATTAATTGA
- a CDS encoding NAD(P)-dependent oxidoreductase, translating into MKKVIVTGINGLIGQYIAKPLQELDFEVYGIGRGDITTDNFHYIKTDINNPIEIENVFDKIKAEYLIHLAWDIKDLNSHVHFELFLSSLLMLKHFIKNGGKKVIFIGTCSEYDFYDRAIKETDNVNPRNLYSKYKNYLREISEFYCLKNNIDFCWARVFYVYGKNENPKRIFPYIINNLKENKKVVINHSQLKKDYMFAGDVAKAIALITNSNFNGIINICSGKPISLKEFALIIAKKMNKEYLLELKELNTEEPNILLGDNSKLVHEIGFNEYSNIEDIIDKLIMEY; encoded by the coding sequence ATGAAAAAAGTTATAGTTACAGGCATTAATGGCTTAATAGGGCAGTATATAGCAAAACCGTTACAAGAATTAGATTTTGAAGTATATGGTATCGGAAGAGGAGATATTACTACAGATAACTTTCATTATATTAAAACTGATATAAATAATCCTATAGAAATAGAAAATGTTTTTGATAAAATAAAAGCAGAATATCTAATACATTTAGCTTGGGATATAAAAGATTTGAATTCTCATGTGCATTTTGAATTATTTCTATCATCATTATTAATGCTTAAACATTTTATAAAAAATGGCGGTAAAAAAGTAATTTTTATTGGAACTTGCTCTGAGTATGATTTTTATGATAGGGCTATTAAAGAAACGGATAATGTAAATCCTAGAAATTTGTATTCTAAATATAAAAATTATTTAAGAGAAATATCTGAATTTTATTGTTTAAAAAATAATATAGATTTCTGTTGGGCTAGGGTTTTTTATGTTTATGGTAAAAATGAAAATCCTAAAAGAATATTTCCGTATATAATAAATAATTTAAAAGAAAATAAAAAGGTTGTAATTAATCATTCACAGTTAAAAAAGGATTATATGTTTGCAGGTGATGTAGCGAAGGCTATAGCTCTTATTACTAATTCTAATTTTAATGGAATTATAAATATTTGTTCTGGAAAACCTATATCTTTAAAAGAATTTGCATTAATAATTGCTAAAAAAATGAATAAAGAATATTTATTAGAATTGAAAGAATTAAATACTGAGGAGCCTAATATTTTATTGGGAGATAATTCAAAGCTTGTTCATGAAATAGGATTTAATGAGTATTCTAATATAGAAGATATTATTGATAAGTTAATTATGGAGTATTGA